Proteins found in one Actinokineospora alba genomic segment:
- the pstS gene encoding phosphate ABC transporter substrate-binding protein PstS, producing MNIKRHASVLSLIAAGALALTACGSDSNTPAGSNNSAAPAPTQTAAIECGGKKGLVAEGSSAQKGAIEAFTAAYVTACPDQQLAYTPSGSGAGVKQFNAGIVDIGGSDSALNKDKGEIEAAAKRCQGNPAWNLPMVFGPVGIAYKVDGVTDLVLNAEVTAKIFNGGIAKWNDPAIAALNSGKTLPDTAITVIYRGDESGTTDNFQKYLKAAAKDAWGKDAGKKFNGGIGQGAQGSAGVADAISAGTGTIGYIEWSYVQDKKLNAAKIDSGAGAVELGAEGAAKAINAAKIKGQGNDLVIDLDALYASKEAGVYPLVLATYEIVCSKGYDADTAKAVKAFLTTAATTGQATLADAGYVPLPNEFQTKLLTAIKAIS from the coding sequence GTGAACATCAAGCGGCACGCGTCCGTGTTGAGTCTCATCGCCGCCGGCGCCCTCGCGCTCACGGCGTGCGGCAGCGACTCGAACACCCCCGCGGGTTCGAACAACTCCGCCGCTCCCGCGCCCACGCAGACCGCCGCGATCGAGTGCGGCGGCAAGAAGGGCCTCGTCGCGGAGGGCTCCAGCGCACAGAAGGGCGCCATCGAGGCGTTCACCGCCGCGTACGTCACCGCGTGCCCGGACCAGCAGCTCGCCTACACCCCGTCCGGCTCCGGCGCGGGCGTCAAGCAGTTCAACGCGGGCATCGTCGACATCGGCGGCTCGGACTCGGCCCTGAACAAGGACAAGGGCGAGATCGAGGCCGCGGCCAAGCGCTGCCAGGGCAACCCGGCGTGGAACCTGCCGATGGTCTTCGGCCCGGTCGGCATCGCCTACAAGGTCGACGGCGTCACCGACCTGGTGCTCAACGCCGAGGTCACCGCCAAGATCTTCAACGGCGGCATCGCCAAGTGGAACGACCCGGCCATCGCCGCGCTCAACTCCGGCAAGACCCTGCCGGACACCGCCATCACCGTGATCTACCGCGGTGACGAGTCGGGCACCACCGACAACTTCCAGAAGTACCTCAAGGCCGCCGCCAAGGACGCCTGGGGCAAGGACGCCGGCAAGAAGTTCAACGGCGGCATCGGCCAGGGCGCCCAGGGTTCCGCGGGCGTGGCTGACGCCATCTCCGCGGGCACCGGCACCATCGGCTACATCGAGTGGTCCTACGTCCAGGACAAGAAGCTGAACGCCGCCAAGATCGACAGTGGCGCGGGTGCGGTCGAGCTCGGCGCCGAGGGCGCCGCGAAGGCCATCAACGCCGCCAAGATCAAGGGCCAGGGCAACGACCTGGTCATCGACCTCGACGCTCTCTACGCGAGCAAGGAAGCCGGCGTCTACCCGCTGGTCCTGGCGACCTACGAGATCGTCTGCTCGAAGGGCTACGACGCCGACACCGCCAAGGCCGTGAAGGCGTTCCTCACCACCGCCGCCACGACCGGTCAGGCCACTCTCGCGGACGCGGGCTACGTGCCGCTGCCCAACGAGTTCCAGACCAAGCTGCTCACCGCCATCAAGGCGATTTCCTAG
- the mshD gene encoding mycothiol synthase, with protein MIRSFLLAVAAVDGSPEVSADGPLPRDFRGGAHLLATVGDELVGYAHLDTEGDAFGRQVVEAFIHPDARGRGIGTELVRTVLDRAAGGVRFWSHGNHPAAAAIAARFGLTKVREMLKMRLDLSTADLPEPRWRDGVRVRTFVPGQDEAALVEVNRRAFDWHPEQGALTVADVEATEKEPWFDPAGFFLAVDADDRVLGFHWTKVHPGGEGEVYVVGVDPAAQGGGLGKALTLAGLAHLVDLGLSEVILYVESDNAPAVTVYRGLGFERAEAHVQYSSTVDTDRG; from the coding sequence TTGATCCGTTCCTTCCTGCTCGCGGTCGCCGCCGTGGACGGCAGCCCCGAGGTGTCCGCGGACGGCCCGCTGCCGCGCGACTTCCGTGGCGGCGCGCACCTGCTGGCGACGGTCGGCGACGAGCTTGTCGGCTACGCCCACCTCGACACCGAGGGCGACGCCTTCGGCCGCCAGGTCGTCGAGGCCTTCATCCACCCGGACGCCCGCGGCCGGGGCATCGGCACCGAACTCGTCCGCACGGTTCTCGACCGGGCTGCCGGCGGGGTCCGGTTCTGGTCCCACGGCAACCACCCGGCGGCCGCGGCCATCGCCGCCAGGTTCGGCCTCACCAAGGTCCGCGAGATGCTCAAGATGCGCCTCGACCTGTCCACCGCGGACCTTCCCGAGCCGCGCTGGCGTGACGGTGTCCGCGTTCGCACGTTCGTGCCCGGCCAGGACGAGGCCGCCCTCGTCGAGGTCAACCGCCGCGCGTTCGACTGGCACCCGGAGCAGGGCGCGTTGACCGTCGCCGACGTCGAGGCCACCGAGAAGGAGCCCTGGTTCGACCCGGCGGGCTTCTTCCTCGCCGTCGACGCCGACGACCGCGTGCTCGGCTTCCACTGGACGAAGGTCCACCCGGGAGGCGAGGGCGAGGTCTACGTCGTCGGTGTCGACCCGGCCGCACAGGGCGGCGGGCTCGGCAAGGCGCTCACGCTCGCGGGCCTGGCGCACCTGGTCGACCTGGGACTGTCCGAAGTGATCCTCTACGTCGAATCCGACAACGCACCCGCGGTGACCGTCTACCGGGGACTCGGGTTCGAACGCGCGGAGGCCCACGTCCAATATTCCTCCACTGTGGACACTGACCGGGGTTAG
- a CDS encoding winged helix-turn-helix transcriptional regulator, producing the protein MSLDLLLLTADPEPGSVLPSLMLLPHTVRTQAPEVTALLEAGSRDAVIVDARTDLAAAKSLCRLLTSGGDSCPVIAVVNEGGLVAITSDWRIDEIVLPAAGPAEVDARLRLLTSRGPAGAAVDGALRLGELVIDEATYMARLRGRPLDLTYKEFELLKYLAQHAGRVFTRAQLLQEVWGYDFFGGTRTVDVHVRRLRAKLGPEHEQLIGTVRNVGYKFVQPPKSGSRRDAEISADELRYSIDA; encoded by the coding sequence ATGAGCCTCGATCTGCTGCTGCTTACCGCTGACCCAGAGCCCGGTTCCGTGTTGCCCTCGCTGATGCTGCTCCCGCACACCGTGCGGACCCAGGCTCCCGAGGTCACCGCCCTCCTCGAGGCGGGCTCGCGTGACGCCGTGATCGTGGACGCCCGGACCGACCTCGCCGCCGCCAAGAGCCTGTGCAGGCTGCTGACCAGTGGCGGCGACAGCTGCCCGGTCATCGCGGTGGTCAACGAAGGCGGCCTGGTCGCCATCACCTCCGACTGGCGCATCGACGAGATCGTGCTCCCCGCCGCGGGCCCGGCCGAGGTCGACGCCCGACTGCGGCTGCTCACCTCGCGTGGCCCGGCAGGAGCCGCCGTGGACGGCGCGCTGCGGCTGGGCGAGCTGGTCATCGACGAGGCGACCTACATGGCGCGCCTGCGCGGCCGCCCGCTCGACCTCACCTACAAGGAGTTCGAGCTCCTCAAGTACCTCGCGCAGCACGCGGGCCGGGTGTTCACCCGGGCCCAGCTGCTGCAGGAGGTCTGGGGCTACGACTTCTTCGGCGGCACCCGCACCGTCGACGTCCACGTCCGGCGCCTGCGCGCCAAGCTCGGCCCCGAGCACGAGCAGCTCATCGGCACCGTCCGCAACGTCGGCTACAAGTTCGTCCAGCCGCCGAAGTCGGGCTCGCGCCGCGACGCGGAGATCTCGGCCGACGAGCTTCGCTACTCGATCGACGCCTAA
- a CDS encoding LmeA family phospholipid-binding protein produces the protein MVTNGGRPSAGPKRRSKAVRRLVITLVVLLGLLVAADFGAAAVFEHEVSKRAQRQFNLTDHPSVKVGGFSFLLQAVSGEYDLVTVDAKGVPVNQLRDVEVHADLRGVQAPLSDLVSGSLTEVPVREVVGQVKVKAADVTRAMAANENQVIKSLTNLTIDPVSEKTVATKPAEDAPAEDTAETADTEGSTAGVKLCGTAEIAGESTELCVFSIITLTENLISVSPKRIELRNGEADVKLPPAIQQKVLPFFAVKLDPGDLPFAVTPTSVKVEPGVLSVKGKATNLVLGK, from the coding sequence ATGGTGACCAACGGGGGACGGCCGAGCGCCGGACCCAAGCGCCGCTCGAAGGCGGTGCGACGGCTGGTGATCACCCTGGTCGTGCTGCTCGGCCTGCTGGTCGCGGCCGATTTCGGTGCGGCGGCGGTCTTCGAGCACGAGGTCTCGAAGCGGGCGCAGAGGCAGTTCAACCTCACCGACCACCCGTCGGTCAAGGTCGGCGGGTTCTCCTTCCTGCTGCAGGCCGTGTCCGGGGAGTACGACCTGGTGACCGTCGACGCCAAGGGCGTCCCGGTCAACCAGCTGCGCGACGTCGAGGTGCACGCCGACCTGCGCGGAGTGCAGGCGCCGCTGTCGGACCTGGTGTCGGGTTCGCTGACCGAGGTCCCGGTTCGCGAGGTCGTCGGCCAGGTCAAGGTCAAGGCGGCCGACGTCACCCGGGCCATGGCCGCGAACGAGAACCAGGTCATCAAGTCGCTGACGAACCTGACGATCGACCCGGTCAGCGAGAAGACGGTGGCCACCAAGCCCGCCGAGGACGCGCCCGCGGAGGACACCGCGGAGACCGCCGACACCGAGGGCAGCACCGCGGGCGTCAAGCTCTGCGGCACCGCCGAGATCGCGGGCGAGTCCACCGAGCTGTGCGTCTTCTCGATCATCACCCTCACCGAGAACCTGATCTCGGTCTCACCCAAGCGGATCGAACTGCGCAACGGCGAAGCCGACGTCAAGCTGCCGCCCGCGATCCAGCAGAAGGTGCTGCCGTTCTTCGCGGTCAAGCTCGACCCGGGCGACCTCCCGTTCGCGGTGACGCCGACGTCGGTGAAAGTCGAGCCGGGCGTGCTGTCGGTCAAGGGCAAGGCCACGAACCTGGTGCTCGGCAAGTGA
- a CDS encoding TlpA family protein disulfide reductase has translation MIGGLVAIGTLLLATLIGVWLRRRDGQVRTRNTATVPADVRAVLDPRATVTLVQLSTTFCAPCRHARVILADLADKTDGLAHTDIDLTDRPELAQRLAVLRTPTTLAVDSRGAEILRVGGVPQRESLLAALRPHLSA, from the coding sequence ATGATCGGCGGCTTGGTAGCCATCGGCACCCTCCTCCTCGCCACGCTCATCGGAGTCTGGCTGCGGCGACGCGACGGTCAGGTCCGGACCAGGAACACCGCGACCGTCCCCGCGGACGTGAGGGCGGTGCTCGACCCCCGTGCCACCGTCACGCTGGTTCAGCTGTCCACCACCTTCTGCGCCCCCTGCAGGCACGCCCGGGTCATCCTGGCCGACCTCGCCGACAAGACCGACGGGCTCGCGCACACCGACATCGACCTCACCGACCGGCCCGAACTCGCGCAGCGGCTCGCCGTTCTGCGGACGCCGACCACGCTCGCGGTGGACTCCCGGGGCGCCGAGATCCTGCGGGTCGGCGGGGTTCCTCAGCGTGAGTCGCTGCTGGCCGCGTTGCGGCCGCATCTGTCGGCATGA
- a CDS encoding DUF4395 domain-containing protein gives MTEPVTQAQATPQVDPRGPRFSAWLTTAVLVAVLLTGWWPLLAAQAVVFALGAFAGLNYSPYGVLYRVFVAPRLGPTDEREDAAPLRFAQAVGFGFAVVGTLGYATGLVGLGIVATAAALAAAFLNAAFGFCLGCEAYLLLNRLSITNKKVGTTR, from the coding sequence GTGACCGAACCAGTCACCCAAGCCCAGGCAACACCCCAGGTGGACCCCCGCGGTCCCCGATTCAGCGCTTGGCTCACCACGGCCGTCCTGGTCGCGGTGCTGCTCACCGGGTGGTGGCCGCTGCTGGCCGCCCAGGCCGTCGTGTTCGCCCTCGGCGCGTTCGCCGGCCTCAACTACTCGCCCTATGGCGTGCTCTACCGCGTGTTCGTCGCGCCCCGGCTGGGCCCGACCGACGAGCGGGAGGACGCCGCTCCGCTCCGCTTCGCCCAGGCGGTGGGCTTCGGCTTCGCCGTCGTCGGCACCCTCGGGTACGCGACCGGGCTGGTGGGGCTGGGGATCGTCGCCACGGCGGCCGCCCTGGCCGCCGCCTTCCTGAACGCCGCGTTCGGGTTCTGCCTCGGCTGCGAGGCGTATCTGCTGCTCAACCGCTTGTCCATCACGAATAAGAAAGTAGGAACCACCCGATGA
- a CDS encoding sulfurtransferase — MSREDVLVTAAWSEENLGAPGVVFVEVDEDASAYDTGHIPGAVKVDWRKDLQDPVRRDFIDRAGFEKLLSARGIANDDTVVLYGGNNNWFAAYAYWYFKLYGHESVKLLDGGRKKWELDGRPLEADAVSRPETTYSAKDQDLSLRAFREEVVEAINAKNLVDVRSPDEFSGKLAAPAHLPQEQAQVKGHIPSAINVPWSKAANEDGTFRSDEELRELYKEAGLDEGKATIAYCRIGERSSHTWFALRELLGYSDVKNYDGSWTEYGSLVGVPVEIGAQN, encoded by the coding sequence ATGAGCCGCGAAGACGTGCTTGTGACGGCCGCCTGGTCCGAGGAGAACCTCGGTGCGCCCGGTGTGGTGTTCGTCGAGGTCGATGAGGACGCCAGCGCGTACGACACCGGCCACATCCCGGGCGCGGTGAAGGTCGACTGGCGCAAGGACCTGCAGGACCCGGTGCGCCGCGACTTCATCGACCGCGCCGGTTTCGAGAAGCTGCTGTCCGCCCGCGGCATCGCCAACGACGACACCGTGGTCCTCTACGGCGGCAACAACAACTGGTTCGCCGCGTACGCCTACTGGTACTTCAAGCTCTACGGCCACGAGTCGGTCAAGCTGCTCGACGGCGGCCGCAAGAAGTGGGAGCTCGACGGCCGCCCGCTCGAGGCCGACGCCGTGTCGCGCCCGGAGACCACCTACTCCGCCAAGGACCAGGACCTGAGCCTGCGGGCCTTCCGCGAAGAGGTCGTCGAGGCGATCAACGCGAAGAACCTGGTCGACGTCCGCTCGCCCGACGAGTTCTCCGGCAAGCTGGCCGCCCCCGCGCACCTGCCGCAGGAGCAGGCCCAGGTCAAGGGCCACATCCCGAGCGCGATCAACGTGCCGTGGAGCAAGGCCGCCAACGAGGACGGCACGTTCCGCTCCGACGAGGAGCTGCGCGAGCTGTACAAGGAGGCCGGGCTCGACGAGGGCAAGGCGACCATCGCCTACTGCCGCATCGGCGAGCGCTCCTCGCACACCTGGTTCGCCCTGCGCGAGCTCCTCGGCTACAGCGACGTCAAGAACTACGACGGCTCGTGGACCGAGTACGGCTCGCTGGTCGGCGTGCCGGTCGAAATCGGCGCCCAGAATTGA
- a CDS encoding DUF1416 domain-containing protein, translating to MSSCGAPDQSLPANVDAGKEIVLTGKVTKGGEPVGGAFVRLLDSTGEFTAEVVASDAGDFRFFAAPGDWTVRALHRTGNGEATVSAAGPGLHDVAIAVA from the coding sequence ATGAGCTCTTGCGGAGCCCCCGACCAGTCTTTGCCCGCCAACGTGGACGCGGGCAAGGAGATCGTCCTGACCGGCAAGGTCACCAAGGGCGGCGAGCCCGTCGGCGGCGCCTTCGTGCGCCTGCTCGACTCGACCGGCGAGTTCACCGCCGAGGTCGTCGCCTCCGACGCCGGTGACTTCCGGTTCTTCGCCGCCCCCGGCGACTGGACCGTCCGCGCCCTGCACCGCACCGGCAACGGCGAGGCCACGGTCAGCGCGGCGGGCCCCGGCCTGCACGACGTGGCCATCGCGGTCGCCTGA
- a CDS encoding peptidoglycan-binding domain-containing protein codes for MGIKACFRTSIIGLLAAGVLAGGMAAGAGTAAACPESTASSSTNSHSYASRQPQVRPGATGKHVLALQLNLRNRGYQLTGTGFYGAKTLAAVRAFQRAHGIKDSGIVGSKTWQALFGRMDLGLTLGPAVTPKFGIQPGERDVAKVNHLGATLKRLYPTESGWAVRGGLYGPEMVDMVKRFQRAAGIKASGIVGPKTWSAMYDVISVSGGWGR; via the coding sequence ATGGGAATCAAGGCTTGTTTCCGCACGTCCATCATCGGTCTGCTGGCAGCGGGCGTGCTCGCGGGCGGCATGGCCGCAGGCGCGGGTACCGCCGCCGCGTGCCCGGAGTCGACCGCGAGCTCGTCGACGAACTCACACAGCTACGCGAGCAGGCAGCCGCAGGTCCGTCCCGGCGCGACCGGCAAGCATGTCCTGGCGCTGCAGCTCAACCTGCGCAACCGCGGCTACCAGCTGACCGGCACCGGGTTCTACGGCGCGAAGACGCTCGCCGCCGTGCGTGCTTTCCAGCGCGCGCACGGAATCAAGGACAGCGGCATCGTCGGGTCCAAGACCTGGCAGGCCCTGTTCGGGCGAATGGACTTGGGGCTGACGCTGGGGCCCGCGGTGACGCCGAAGTTCGGCATCCAGCCCGGCGAGCGGGACGTCGCGAAGGTCAACCACCTCGGCGCGACCTTGAAGCGGCTCTACCCGACCGAGTCGGGTTGGGCGGTGCGCGGCGGGCTCTACGGCCCGGAGATGGTCGACATGGTCAAGCGGTTCCAGCGCGCGGCCGGGATCAAGGCCAGCGGCATCGTCGGCCCGAAGACCTGGTCGGCCATGTACGACGTCATCTCCGTCTCCGGCGGCTGGGGCCGCTGA
- a CDS encoding FABP family protein, producing MTANDPVSGSGDAAINAAEKRAEQTRHLNLPQFDDLPIPADTANLREGPNLHDACLALLPLVGVWRGEGEVVYPTIEGPYKFGQQVTFAHDGRPFLYYEARSWLLDDEGKVIRPAARETGFWRPQADDTIEVLLTHSSGILELYYGTPRTQTSWEIGTDLVSRTASAKDVTAAKRLYGLVNNGDLAYVEERAMMGQPMQPHTSAYLQRIVG from the coding sequence ATGACGGCGAACGACCCGGTCTCCGGCAGCGGCGACGCGGCGATCAACGCCGCCGAGAAGCGGGCCGAGCAGACCCGGCACCTCAACCTCCCGCAGTTCGACGACCTGCCGATCCCGGCGGACACCGCGAACCTGCGTGAGGGCCCCAACCTGCACGACGCCTGCCTGGCGCTGCTCCCGCTCGTCGGGGTGTGGCGCGGTGAGGGCGAGGTCGTCTATCCCACGATCGAGGGGCCGTACAAGTTCGGCCAGCAGGTCACCTTCGCGCACGACGGCAGGCCGTTCCTGTACTACGAGGCGCGGTCCTGGCTGCTCGACGACGAAGGCAAGGTCATCCGGCCCGCCGCCCGGGAAACCGGCTTCTGGCGCCCGCAGGCCGACGACACCATCGAGGTCCTGCTGACGCACTCGTCCGGCATCCTCGAGCTGTACTACGGCACCCCGCGCACCCAGACGTCGTGGGAGATCGGCACCGACCTGGTCAGCCGGACCGCTTCGGCGAAGGACGTCACCGCGGCCAAGCGGCTCTACGGGCTCGTCAACAACGGCGACCTCGCCTACGTCGAGGAGCGGGCCATGATGGGCCAGCCGATGCAGCCGCACACTTCGGCCTACCTGCAGAGAATCGTCGGCTAG
- a CDS encoding 5-oxoprolinase subunit B family protein gives MRLRRCGAAAVLVELDSLTEVAAARAALADLPGVVELVPAARTVLVSFASGAGRLKQVSELLDNADLSNAPVSDSRTVVLPSVYDGPDLELVAETAGLSVEDTVALHTSAEYTVAFCGFSPGFAYLTGLPEPLRQPRLDTPRTRVPVGAIGVAGEFTGVYPRSSPGGWRLLGRLADDTDALFDPARTPASLLAPGDRVRFEAR, from the coding sequence GTGCGGCTGCGGCGGTGCGGCGCGGCCGCGGTCCTGGTGGAGCTGGACTCGCTGACCGAGGTCGCCGCCGCGCGGGCCGCACTGGCCGATTTGCCCGGTGTCGTCGAGCTGGTTCCCGCCGCGCGGACCGTGCTCGTGTCGTTCGCGTCCGGCGCGGGCAGGCTCAAGCAGGTCAGCGAACTCCTGGACAACGCCGACCTGTCCAACGCGCCGGTCTCGGATTCCCGGACCGTGGTCCTGCCGTCGGTGTACGACGGGCCGGACCTGGAACTCGTCGCCGAGACCGCCGGGTTGTCTGTCGAAGACACCGTCGCCCTGCACACCAGCGCCGAGTACACCGTGGCGTTCTGCGGTTTCTCGCCCGGTTTCGCCTACCTGACCGGCCTTCCCGAACCGCTGCGCCAGCCCCGGCTCGACACGCCCCGCACGCGCGTCCCGGTGGGCGCGATCGGCGTCGCGGGCGAGTTCACCGGCGTCTACCCGCGGTCCTCGCCCGGTGGCTGGCGGCTGCTGGGCAGGCTCGCCGACGACACCGACGCGCTGTTCGACCCGGCCCGCACCCCGGCGTCGCTGCTGGCCCCGGGCGACCGTGTCCGCTTCGAGGCGCGATGA
- a CDS encoding 5-oxoprolinase subunit C family protein, producing the protein MTRAVTVLATGPQALIQDLGRPGNAHLGVPPSGALDEPSLRLANRLAGNSEDAAGIESVLGGLRLRAEGSCTVAVTGPSVPVAVDGRDAGSHTPVHLRAGQVIELGSPRSGLRCYVAVSGGIEVAPQLGSRSTDVLSGIGPEPLRAGDVLPLGTPTGPPVGEDAVPPPSPADHLTIPVLLGPRDDWFTDPSAQFAKLTWAVSPESNRVGLRLLGDPVTRAPEFAGRELTSEGVVTGAVQVPANGKPVIFLNDHPTTGGYPVIGVVDPRGMPALAQARPGTKIRLRATG; encoded by the coding sequence ATGACCCGAGCCGTGACCGTCCTCGCCACCGGACCGCAGGCCCTGATCCAGGACCTCGGCCGACCCGGCAACGCCCACCTCGGCGTCCCGCCGTCCGGTGCGCTGGACGAGCCGTCGCTGCGGCTGGCCAACCGGCTCGCGGGCAACTCCGAGGACGCGGCGGGCATCGAATCCGTGCTGGGCGGGCTGCGGCTGCGCGCGGAGGGGTCGTGCACCGTGGCGGTGACCGGGCCGAGCGTGCCGGTCGCGGTCGACGGCCGCGACGCCGGTTCGCACACCCCCGTCCACCTGCGGGCGGGCCAGGTCATCGAGCTGGGCTCACCGCGGTCCGGGCTGCGCTGCTACGTCGCGGTCTCCGGGGGCATCGAGGTCGCTCCGCAACTGGGGTCGCGGTCGACCGACGTCCTCTCGGGCATCGGCCCGGAACCGCTGCGGGCCGGTGACGTGCTGCCGCTGGGCACCCCGACTGGCCCGCCGGTCGGCGAGGACGCCGTGCCGCCGCCGAGCCCCGCCGACCACCTGACGATCCCGGTCCTGCTCGGCCCGCGCGACGACTGGTTCACCGACCCGTCGGCCCAGTTCGCGAAGCTGACGTGGGCGGTCTCGCCGGAGAGCAACCGCGTCGGCCTGCGGCTGCTGGGCGACCCGGTGACCCGCGCGCCCGAGTTCGCCGGGCGCGAGCTGACCAGCGAAGGCGTGGTGACCGGCGCGGTCCAGGTGCCCGCGAACGGCAAGCCCGTGATCTTCCTCAACGACCACCCGACGACCGGCGGCTACCCGGTGATCGGCGTGGTCGACCCGCGCGGGATGCCCGCGCTGGCGCAGGCGCGGCCGGGCACCAAGATCCGCCTGCGGGCCACCGGGTAG
- a CDS encoding aminodeoxychorismate lyase: MRVLVMLDGTHADADHPHIRVDDLGLLRGDGVFETVLVVDGQPRELGPHLDRLARSAAMLNLPAPDLAAWERVSRQVIDSWTDSGEFALKLVYTRGPEFGDGSTTAFALGMAIGPRTFTHREAGVAALTLDRGFDPSIVERAPWLLLGAKTLSYALNMAALRYAEAHGADEAIFIASDGSVLEGPTATIVLVEGDTMRTTPPTIGILPGTTQAALFRAAERSGWTTKTEPIHRDELENAEGLFLVSSVRKITRVHTLDGVELPDSVKLHTELSALYESEYP, from the coding sequence ATGCGCGTGTTGGTGATGCTTGACGGAACCCATGCCGACGCGGACCACCCGCACATCCGGGTCGACGACCTCGGCTTGCTGCGCGGCGACGGCGTCTTCGAGACCGTCCTCGTGGTCGACGGGCAGCCCCGCGAGCTCGGCCCGCACCTCGACCGGCTGGCCCGGTCGGCGGCGATGCTGAACCTGCCCGCGCCGGACCTGGCCGCCTGGGAGCGCGTTTCGCGCCAGGTGATCGACAGCTGGACCGACAGCGGTGAATTCGCGCTCAAGCTCGTCTACACGCGTGGTCCGGAGTTCGGCGACGGCAGCACCACGGCGTTCGCCCTGGGCATGGCCATCGGTCCCAGGACGTTCACCCACCGCGAGGCGGGCGTGGCGGCGCTGACGCTCGACCGGGGGTTCGACCCGTCGATCGTGGAGCGCGCGCCCTGGCTGCTGCTCGGCGCGAAGACGCTGTCGTACGCGCTCAACATGGCCGCGCTGCGCTACGCCGAGGCGCACGGCGCCGACGAGGCGATCTTCATCGCGTCCGACGGCTCCGTCCTGGAAGGCCCCACGGCGACGATCGTGCTCGTCGAGGGCGACACCATGCGCACCACCCCGCCGACCATCGGCATCCTGCCCGGCACGACCCAGGCCGCCCTGTTCCGCGCGGCCGAGCGGTCCGGCTGGACGACGAAGACCGAACCGATCCACCGCGACGAACTCGAGAACGCCGAGGGCCTGTTCCTGGTCTCCAGCGTCCGCAAGATCACCCGCGTGCACACCCTCGACGGCGTCGAACTCCCCGACTCGGTCAAGCTCCACACCGAACTCAGCGCCCTCTACGAGTCCGAATACCCCTGA
- a CDS encoding Fur family transcriptional regulator, with protein sequence MRMTPQRQLVLDALIELEHATPEQVCQHVQRTTPSVNITTIYRTLELLESLSLVRHTHLGHGAPTYSVHEHQHVHLVCHRCGHIDEIPRSMMEGLAGTVRAAHGFVLDASHLALSGTCRTCTQESS encoded by the coding sequence ATGCGCATGACCCCTCAGCGGCAGCTGGTCCTCGACGCCCTGATCGAACTCGAGCACGCCACGCCCGAGCAGGTCTGCCAGCATGTGCAGCGGACCACGCCGTCGGTCAACATCACCACGATCTACCGCACGCTGGAGCTGCTGGAGAGTCTCAGCCTGGTCCGCCACACCCACCTGGGCCACGGCGCGCCGACCTACTCGGTGCACGAACACCAGCACGTCCACCTCGTCTGCCACCGCTGTGGCCACATCGATGAGATCCCGCGGTCGATGATGGAAGGGCTCGCCGGAACAGTCCGGGCCGCCCACGGGTTCGTACTAGACGCAAGCCATCTCGCCCTGTCCGGTACCTGCCGCACCTGCACCCAGGAGTCTTCGTGA